One Bacteroidota bacterium genomic region harbors:
- a CDS encoding urocanate hydratase, with the protein MNDFQQAIKRGIPSNLPDLQAYDLKVNHAPVRKDILSKEEKKLALRNALRYFDPKHHKTLAPEFAEELKKYGRIYMYRFRPTYKMYARGIDEYPQKSKQAAGIMLMLQNNLDPRVAQHPHELITYGGNGAVFQNWAQYLLTMKYLSEMTDEQTLALYSGHPMGLFPSHKGAPRVVVTNGMVIPNYSSQDHWEKFNALGVSQYGQMTAGSFMYIGPQGIVHGTTITVLNAGRMIEKNGEGLAGKIFCTSGLGGMSGAQPKAAVIAGAIGLIAEINPKVVKTRFEQGWVDEVFTDLSELIKRVKVAQVNKEAVSIAYQGNVVDLWERLADDNVFVDLGSDQTSLHNPWSGGYYPVGMSLEESNEMIANNPEKFKEKVKETLRRHVRAINRLTAKGMYFFDYGNAFLLESSRADAEIMNKEGKFKYPSYVQDIMGPMCFDYGFGPFRWVCTSGKAEDLEITDRIAMEVLSKIAETAHVEISQQMRDNIQWIREAQKNKLVVGSQARILYADCEGRTKIAEAFNKAIKEGKISAPVVLGRDHHDVSGTDSPYRETSNIYDGSQFTADMAVQNVIGDSFRGATWVSIHNGGGVGWGEVINGGFGMLLDGTAEADQRLKMMLHWDVNNGISRRSWARNEGAVFAIKRAMESEPNLKVTLPNFADDGLINEIMS; encoded by the coding sequence GTGAATGATTTCCAGCAAGCAATAAAAAGGGGGATTCCCAGCAATTTACCTGACCTTCAGGCTTATGATCTAAAGGTAAACCATGCTCCGGTTCGTAAAGATATTTTAAGTAAAGAAGAGAAAAAACTTGCCCTTCGAAATGCACTTCGCTATTTCGATCCAAAACATCATAAAACCCTTGCCCCCGAATTTGCAGAAGAACTTAAAAAATACGGTCGGATTTACATGTATCGTTTTCGTCCGACATACAAGATGTATGCCCGAGGCATTGATGAATACCCACAAAAATCAAAGCAGGCTGCAGGCATTATGCTGATGTTGCAGAACAATCTCGACCCCAGAGTTGCACAACATCCTCACGAATTAATTACTTATGGAGGCAACGGCGCTGTTTTCCAAAATTGGGCGCAATACCTGCTTACGATGAAATACCTTTCAGAAATGACCGATGAGCAAACCCTCGCACTATATTCAGGTCATCCGATGGGATTGTTCCCTTCGCATAAAGGAGCCCCGAGGGTGGTTGTTACGAATGGCATGGTTATACCCAATTATTCATCACAGGATCATTGGGAAAAATTTAATGCATTGGGTGTTTCGCAGTACGGACAGATGACTGCCGGTTCGTTTATGTATATTGGTCCTCAGGGAATTGTTCATGGCACCACTATTACGGTTTTGAATGCAGGCCGAATGATTGAAAAGAACGGTGAAGGTCTTGCCGGAAAAATTTTCTGTACCTCAGGATTGGGAGGAATGTCAGGAGCTCAGCCAAAAGCAGCCGTTATTGCAGGTGCCATTGGATTGATTGCCGAAATTAATCCCAAGGTTGTTAAAACCCGTTTTGAACAAGGATGGGTGGATGAGGTTTTTACAGATTTATCGGAATTAATCAAAAGGGTAAAAGTCGCCCAGGTTAATAAAGAGGCAGTTTCAATCGCTTATCAAGGCAATGTGGTGGACTTATGGGAACGATTGGCCGACGACAATGTCTTTGTGGATTTAGGTTCTGATCAAACTTCACTTCATAATCCTTGGTCGGGTGGATATTATCCTGTTGGGATGAGTTTAGAAGAATCGAATGAAATGATTGCAAACAATCCTGAAAAATTCAAAGAAAAAGTTAAAGAAACCTTACGAAGACATGTAAGGGCCATCAACCGCTTGACGGCAAAAGGCATGTATTTTTTCGATTATGGAAATGCTTTTTTACTTGAATCAAGCAGGGCAGATGCCGAAATCATGAATAAAGAAGGGAAATTTAAATATCCTTCTTATGTTCAGGATATTATGGGCCCCATGTGTTTCGATTATGGTTTTGGGCCTTTCCGTTGGGTTTGTACTTCGGGCAAGGCCGAAGATTTGGAAATTACCGACCGGATTGCGATGGAAGTACTGAGTAAAATTGCTGAAACCGCGCATGTTGAAATCAGCCAGCAAATGCGCGATAATATTCAGTGGATCAGGGAGGCACAGAAAAACAAATTGGTGGTGGGATCTCAGGCCCGGATTTTATATGCCGATTGCGAGGGCAGAACAAAAATAGCAGAGGCATTTAATAAAGCAATTAAAGAAGGAAAAATCTCAGCTCCGGTTGTTTTGGGTCGTGATCATCACGATGTTTCCGGTACTGATTCTCCCTATCGCGAAACCTCAAATATTTATGATGGCTCACAATTTACTGCCGACATGGCAGTTCAGAATGTAATTGGCGATTCATTCCGCGGAGCTACTTGGGTAAGTATCCACAACGGCGGTGGCGTTGGCTGGGGCGAAGTTATCAACGGCGGTTTTGGAATGCTTTTAGATGGAACTGCAGAAGCCGATCAACGACTGAAAATGATGTTGCACTGGGATGTGAACAACGGTATTTCGCGTCGCAGTTGGGCTCGAAACGAAGGAGCGGTATTTGCGATAAAACGTGCAATGGAATCCGAACCGAATTTAAAAGTTACCCTGCCTAATTTCGCGGATGATGGGTTGATTAATGAGATAATGAGTTAA
- a CDS encoding glycosyltransferase produces MKVICIGNYPPRKCGIATFTENLVKSMMMAAEINHDDLEIEIITMNDQNQVYDYSEKVVRVINDQVLDEYISAADFINQSGAEVCLLEHEYGIFGGDSGLLLLRLLRRVNIPIVTTLHTVLQSPTFLQKEVLKTIAKYSSKLVVMSNLAVRFLKEVFEIPENKILRIEHGVPDYKNYANKEIIKPKEFLNRKVILTFGLIGRSKGIEVALRALPKVVEKHPDLLYVILGKTHPHVVKHAGEEYREFLAQLTKDLKIENNVLFENRYVDEEELINYLLASDIYITPYHNKAQITSGTLAYAVGGGSAIISTPYWHAEELLANDTGILFDFGDKKHLSNIINDLLDHPDKLKAYQKKAYQYGLKIAWPIIGNQYNECLKEAIDQFEDQKESFKIPPLKRLHLERMTDKTGIIQFAKGSLPDYRTGYCLDDNARALLLCLRAYKRFKDDNFLQLIYRYSTYLIYMRNENGSYKNYLSYNKEFIDQIGSDDAFGRTIWALGYLIRYAPNDSILQIGHEMFVRSLGWFNELKHARGWANTMLGLYHYIKKYPDREEFGIRLNELAKKMAAAFYKFSKDDWYWYEDILTYDNGLLPAAMYRAHEVLHNDEYLEIAEKSAQFLERKCFTEGYLRIIGNREWYPKFGEFAIYGQQPIDAAAMVILYHAKYQALQCEDAATKLKICFEWFLGKNDHSIPMYDEETGGCNDGLEEFTINRNQGAESTISYIHAYLIAGDYY; encoded by the coding sequence ATGAAAGTAATTTGCATTGGTAATTACCCCCCTCGTAAATGTGGCATCGCAACTTTTACCGAAAACCTGGTTAAGTCGATGATGATGGCTGCCGAAATAAATCATGACGATCTTGAAATAGAAATCATAACAATGAACGATCAAAATCAGGTTTACGATTACAGTGAAAAAGTAGTTCGGGTCATTAATGATCAGGTTCTCGACGAATATATTTCTGCCGCGGATTTTATTAATCAGTCGGGTGCTGAGGTATGTTTGCTGGAACACGAATATGGAATATTTGGAGGTGACAGCGGGCTTTTGCTTTTACGATTATTGCGAAGGGTCAATATCCCCATCGTAACTACCTTGCATACCGTTCTGCAAAGTCCTACTTTTCTTCAAAAAGAGGTATTAAAAACGATTGCCAAATATTCATCAAAGTTGGTGGTTATGAGCAATCTTGCTGTTAGGTTTTTGAAAGAGGTGTTCGAAATACCTGAAAATAAAATCTTAAGGATTGAACACGGGGTACCTGATTATAAGAATTATGCAAATAAAGAAATTATAAAGCCGAAAGAATTTTTAAATAGAAAAGTAATTTTAACATTTGGATTAATTGGGCGCAGCAAAGGAATTGAAGTCGCGTTAAGGGCCTTGCCAAAAGTGGTAGAAAAACATCCCGATCTACTTTATGTTATTCTTGGAAAAACACATCCTCATGTGGTAAAACATGCAGGTGAAGAATACCGGGAGTTCCTGGCCCAACTTACAAAAGATCTTAAAATCGAAAACAATGTTCTTTTTGAAAATCGTTATGTGGATGAAGAAGAATTAATAAATTACCTCTTAGCTTCAGATATTTACATAACCCCTTATCATAATAAGGCCCAGATTACCAGTGGAACTTTGGCTTATGCGGTAGGTGGTGGATCTGCGATTATCTCTACACCTTATTGGCATGCCGAAGAATTGTTAGCAAATGATACCGGAATCTTGTTTGATTTTGGCGACAAAAAACATCTTTCAAATATTATTAATGATTTACTCGACCATCCGGACAAATTAAAAGCCTATCAGAAAAAAGCTTATCAATATGGGTTAAAAATTGCATGGCCCATTATTGGAAATCAGTACAATGAATGCTTAAAAGAAGCAATTGATCAATTTGAAGATCAAAAGGAATCTTTTAAAATTCCTCCTTTGAAACGCTTACATCTCGAGCGCATGACTGATAAAACAGGAATTATACAGTTTGCCAAAGGAAGTCTTCCGGATTACAGAACAGGCTATTGCTTAGATGATAATGCCAGGGCATTATTGCTCTGTTTAAGGGCTTATAAAAGATTTAAAGACGACAATTTTCTTCAACTCATTTACCGTTATAGCACCTATTTAATTTATATGCGAAATGAAAATGGGAGCTACAAAAACTATCTGAGTTATAATAAAGAATTTATTGACCAGATTGGTTCTGATGATGCTTTTGGAAGAACCATTTGGGCATTGGGATATTTGATCAGATATGCGCCTAATGATTCCATTTTACAAATAGGGCACGAAATGTTTGTTCGTTCACTTGGCTGGTTCAATGAACTAAAGCATGCGAGGGGTTGGGCAAACACCATGCTAGGACTGTATCACTATATTAAAAAGTATCCCGATCGGGAAGAGTTCGGAATTCGATTAAATGAACTTGCAAAAAAAATGGCAGCAGCTTTTTATAAATTTAGCAAGGATGATTGGTATTGGTACGAAGATATTTTAACTTATGACAATGGATTGTTACCTGCTGCAATGTATCGGGCTCATGAAGTACTTCATAATGATGAATATCTTGAAATTGCCGAAAAATCCGCCCAATTCCTTGAACGTAAATGTTTCACAGAAGGATATTTAAGAATTATTGGTAATCGGGAGTGGTACCCTAAGTTTGGAGAATTTGCAATCTACGGTCAACAACCCATTGATGCAGCAGCGATGGTAATTTTATATCATGCTAAATATCAAGCATTACAATGTGAAGACGCTGCTACAAAACTTAAAATCTGTTTTGAGTGGTTTCTCGGAAAAAATGATCATAGCATTCCGATGTACGATGAAGAAACAGGAGGTTGCAACGATGGGCTTGAAGAATTTACGATCAATCGAAATCAGGGGGCAGAAAGTACGATTTCGTATATCCATGCATACTTAATTGCAGGTGATTATTATTAA
- a CDS encoding response regulator, whose translation MSTKVFRKAVRFYSDPKRVITRFFFPGPETRIQSIIQKVIDMPDQAAKLTLNQSLRDFSSRHRNISRIFQTNFNRVQEIMNGRNGNISELPDFKKLLIGAYFTSEYSIESAAFFNPSIVEDPDQTGLMEGEKRVILSFRATGEGHISSIVFRGGLLDKDNNLQVIQTGKLVDEAEAIRNKVYQKEEFFNKLMEMHLTETELAPVSEKLRFEFDYNELINAINQTILEINPDAAARKKLQTMTWLADSHYEITFSLDTGISDRVIFPIAASESNGIEDARFVKFTENDGTINYYATYTAYNGFTIMPKLIVTKDFYHFKIMPIHGENAQNKGMALFPRKLNDKYAMLSRLDGINNYIMFSDDINIWNKAKKIQEPKFPWEYIQVGNCGSPIETEHGWLVITHGVGTMRKYCLGATLLDLEDPTKVIGQLSEPLLMPNEEEREGYVPNVVYSCGSIIHNNQLVLPYAMSDTASTYAAIPMDDLMERLIPAGYNLEKMNGEAEVNKARILVVEDEVINQKVIAGILRSGGYEVEIAPDGIVALIQISKGKFDLILSDIAMPNFDGYQMLNYINDNNIKIPVVLLSGFTSKEEEAKGLKMGAIEYIKKPVDQEVLLLRIQKILKK comes from the coding sequence ATGAGCACTAAAGTATTCAGGAAGGCAGTTCGGTTTTATTCAGATCCTAAAAGGGTTATAACACGTTTCTTTTTTCCCGGCCCGGAAACCCGGATACAATCTATTATCCAAAAAGTGATTGATATGCCCGATCAGGCTGCCAAACTTACCTTAAATCAATCATTACGTGATTTTTCAAGTCGTCATCGAAATATTTCCCGCATATTTCAAACTAACTTTAATCGTGTTCAGGAGATCATGAATGGTAGGAATGGGAATATAAGTGAACTTCCCGACTTTAAAAAACTATTGATTGGTGCTTACTTTACCAGTGAATATTCTATTGAATCAGCCGCGTTTTTTAATCCATCCATCGTAGAAGATCCTGATCAAACAGGATTAATGGAAGGAGAAAAAAGGGTAATTCTAAGTTTTAGGGCTACAGGTGAAGGGCATATTTCTTCCATCGTTTTTAGGGGAGGTTTGCTTGATAAGGACAATAATTTACAGGTTATACAGACCGGAAAATTAGTTGATGAAGCCGAGGCGATAAGAAATAAAGTTTATCAAAAAGAAGAATTCTTTAATAAACTAATGGAAATGCATTTAACAGAAACAGAACTTGCCCCTGTTTCTGAAAAGCTGCGATTCGAGTTTGATTATAATGAGTTAATAAATGCCATCAACCAAACCATTCTTGAGATCAACCCTGATGCTGCAGCAAGAAAAAAACTGCAAACCATGACCTGGTTGGCCGATTCACATTATGAAATTACCTTCTCGCTCGATACTGGAATCTCCGATCGGGTAATTTTTCCAATCGCGGCATCCGAAAGCAACGGCATTGAAGATGCCCGATTTGTAAAGTTTACCGAAAATGACGGGACCATTAATTATTATGCAACTTATACGGCTTATAATGGGTTTACCATTATGCCTAAACTGATCGTTACCAAAGATTTTTATCATTTTAAAATTATGCCTATTCATGGAGAAAATGCACAAAATAAAGGAATGGCATTATTTCCCCGGAAGCTCAATGATAAATATGCAATGCTTTCAAGGCTCGATGGCATAAATAATTACATCATGTTTTCTGATGATATTAATATTTGGAATAAGGCTAAAAAAATTCAGGAACCAAAATTCCCCTGGGAATATATTCAGGTTGGAAATTGTGGCTCTCCGATTGAAACCGAACATGGATGGTTAGTAATTACACACGGAGTAGGTACCATGCGAAAATATTGTTTGGGTGCAACTTTGCTTGATTTAGAAGATCCTACCAAAGTAATTGGGCAATTGAGTGAACCATTACTTATGCCAAATGAAGAAGAACGTGAAGGTTATGTTCCAAATGTAGTTTATTCATGTGGTTCGATTATACATAATAATCAGTTGGTACTTCCATATGCAATGTCAGATACGGCTTCTACTTATGCTGCAATTCCGATGGATGATTTGATGGAACGACTTATTCCTGCCGGTTATAATCTCGAAAAGATGAACGGTGAAGCTGAAGTTAATAAAGCACGTATTTTAGTTGTAGAAGATGAGGTAATCAATCAAAAAGTAATAGCCGGTATTTTACGATCGGGAGGTTATGAAGTTGAAATTGCGCCTGATGGAATTGTCGCACTAATTCAGATTTCAAAAGGTAAATTTGATTTGATTCTTTCAGATATTGCTATGCCGAATTTTGATGGCTATCAAATGCTCAATTATATTAACGATAATAACATCAAAATCCCGGTCGTCCTCTTATCCGGATTTACAAGCAAGGAAGAAGAAGCCAAAGGATTAAAAATGGGAGCAATCGAATATATCAAGAAACCAGTTGACCAAGAAGTTTTGTTGTTAAGGATTCAAAAAATTTTAAAGAAATAA